The Bradysia coprophila strain Holo2 chromosome II, BU_Bcop_v1, whole genome shotgun sequence genome has a segment encoding these proteins:
- the LOC119072009 gene encoding bifunctional lysine-specific demethylase and histidyl-hydroxylase NO66-like — MQSNYSPEVSSTYIHPNANHNADNSSCSPSRQKQISPKLRRSPSKPMHTSPLATDKECPSKRKLNSSEKISDKAKRSTNGTEHMPPHLRRCTTGVSNSTAIQNHVPTQSNYSAMLNLSPDVGSIEEGRRLFEILLRPLTVAVFMDKYWEKQPLRVDRKRSEFYEDLLSSDAIDKMLRQNHVEFTKNIDVQFKDGNEVITPIGRALPPTIWQYYSDGCGIKILNPQTFLPAIHSMNATLQEYFQCMIDSTVHLGSKNSEGYPPRYEDAEMVILQIEGKKHWRLYRPLHRSNMLSRESKNVDLNQIDALGPPVMDVVLNAGDLLYFPRGYVNETTSMADCHSLHLQISLYRKQTFGDLLEILLPMALKEAINENLSLRKGLPLDIWQNMGVVNSDNYYRERDAVIAQIKECFETVARHVKADNTLDNAVDQMALRYQHDALPPKLTPEEEVRSVYGTKITAGEDGSPEYNYIELDTRIRLIRGNVVRMVRHDNGIRVYYSSENSKDHHGFEENYLEINPTEAPAVEVLIKAYPLYITPRDLQLEGNDKNLFVAQDLWERGILMSHDPLV; from the coding sequence ATGCAGTCAAATTATTCGCCAGAAGTGTCGTCAACGTACATTCATCCGAATGCCAACCACAATGCTGATAACTCATCATGCAGCCCATCCCGACAAAAGcaaatttcaccgaaattacgACGATCACCAAGTAAACCGATGCACACTTCACCATTGGCAACCGACAAAGAATGCCCCAGCAAACGGAAACTCAATTCGTCTGAGAAGATCTCTGACAAAGCAAAACGTTCAACGAACGGAACGGAACACATGCCACCACATCTCAGACGATGTACGACCGGCGTCAGCAATTCAACAGCCATTCAGAATCACGTTCCTACACAATCCAACTACTCAGCCATGTTGAATCTGTCACCGGATGTGGGAAGCATTGAGGAAGGCCGTCggttatttgaaattttgcttaGACCACTGACAGTAGCTGTTTTTATGGATAAATACTGGGAAAAGCAGCCGCTCCGCGTGGACCGTAAACGTTCAGAATTCTATGAGGATTTACTGTCGTCGGATgcaatcgacaaaatgttgCGACAAAATCACGTCGAATTTACCAAAAACATTGACGTTCAGTTCAAGGACGGCAACGAGGTTATCACTCCCATTGGTCGTGCACTGCCACCGACAATTTGGCAATACTACAGCGATGGTTGTGgcatcaaaattttgaatccTCAAACCTTTTTGCCGGCCATCCATTCAATGAATGCAACGCTTCAAGAGTATTTCCAATGCATGATCGATTCCACCGTACATTTAGGTTCAAAGAATAGCGAAGGATATCCGCCTCGGTACGAGGACGCAGAAATGGttattttacaaattgaagGCAAAAAACATTGGCGACTGTACAGGCCTTTACATCGCAGTAACATGCTGTCACGTgaatcaaaaaatgttgacTTAAATCAGATAGATGCACTGGGGCCACCAGTAATGGACGTTGTATTGAACGCCGGCGATCTTCTGTATTTTCCACGCGGATACGTTAACGAAACGACATCCATGGCTGATTGCCATTCTCTGCACCTCCAGATTAGTCTCTACCGAAAGCAAACGTTTGGCGATTTACTGGAAATCTTACTGCCAATGGCACTGAAAGAAGCTATCAACGAGAATCTAAGTTTGCGAAAAGGTTTACCGTTAGACATTTGGCAGAATATGGGCGTTGTGAACAGCGACAATTACTATCGCGAACGGGACGCAGTGATCGCACAAATCAAGGAATGCTTCGAAACGGTTGCACGTCATGTCAAGGCTGACAACACTTTAGACAATGCCGTGGATCAAATGGCGTTACGATATCAACACGATGCACTGCCGCCGAAACTAACACCGGAAGAAGAGGTACGAAGTGTTTATGGTACAAAAATAACAGCTGGAGAGGACGGTTCGCCCGAATACAATTACATTGAATTGGATACGCGAATCCGACTCATTCGGGGAAATGTTGTGCGTATGGTTCGGCATGACAATGGCATTCGAGTTTATTACAGTTCGGAGAATTCGAAAGACCATCACGGATTTgaggaaaattatttggaaataaatCCAACTGAAGCACCTGCTGTTGAGGTGCTGATCAAAGCTTATCCGTTGTACATCACGCCAAGAGACCTTCAATTGGAAGGTAATGATAAGAATTTATTTGTCGCTCAGGATTTATGGGAACGAGGCATTTTGATGAGCCACGATCCGTTAGTATGA
- the LOC119072042 gene encoding uncharacterized protein LOC119072042 isoform X2, which yields MSYNWESNCGYKPIAQWVRVVDGNIPNKAIGGGQDLSGENLYVGRVEHQGDIIPGKVVPSQGICFVPYAGKEHGKSEYQVLMTDEDIVWTDASYGEIPTGAIQGGVTVDGERLYIGRVKHMGAMCVGKIHPSHQVCFISFDGREFSYSLYSALCVKHIPLVH from the exons ATGTCATACAATTGGGAATCAA ATTGTGGGTATAAGCCTATTGCTCAATGGGTTCGTGTAGTTGATGGAAACATTCCAAACAAAGCAATCGGAGGGGGTCAAGATTTATCTGGCGAGAATTTATACGTTGGTAGAGTAGAGCATCAGGGCGATATTATTCCAG GCAAAGTAGTTCCATCACAAGGAATTTGCTTCGTTCCTTACGCAGGTAAGGAGCACGGCAAGTCTGAGTACCAAGTTCTTATGACCGATGAAGATATTGTTTGGACGGACGCAAGCTACGGAGAAATTCCGACTGGGGCTATTCAAG GTGGTGTTACCGTTGACGGTGAAAGATTATATATTGGTAGAGTCAAACACATGGGTGCTATGTGCGTCGGCAAAATTCATCCCAGTCATCAAGTGTGTTTCATATCCTTTGACGGACGAGAATTCAGCTACAGTTT ATATTCGGCATTGTGTGTAAAGCACATCCCTTTGGTTCATTAG
- the LOC119072042 gene encoding uncharacterized protein LOC119072042 isoform X1: MSYNWESIVVSDCGYKPIAQWVRVVDGNIPNKAIGGGQDLSGENLYVGRVEHQGDIIPGKVVPSQGICFVPYAGKEHGKSEYQVLMTDEDIVWTDASYGEIPTGAIQGGVTVDGERLYIGRVKHMGAMCVGKIHPSHQVCFISFDGREFSYSLYSALCVKHIPLVH; encoded by the exons ATGTCATACAATTGGGAATCAA TTGTTGTTTCAGATTGTGGGTATAAGCCTATTGCTCAATGGGTTCGTGTAGTTGATGGAAACATTCCAAACAAAGCAATCGGAGGGGGTCAAGATTTATCTGGCGAGAATTTATACGTTGGTAGAGTAGAGCATCAGGGCGATATTATTCCAG GCAAAGTAGTTCCATCACAAGGAATTTGCTTCGTTCCTTACGCAGGTAAGGAGCACGGCAAGTCTGAGTACCAAGTTCTTATGACCGATGAAGATATTGTTTGGACGGACGCAAGCTACGGAGAAATTCCGACTGGGGCTATTCAAG GTGGTGTTACCGTTGACGGTGAAAGATTATATATTGGTAGAGTCAAACACATGGGTGCTATGTGCGTCGGCAAAATTCATCCCAGTCATCAAGTGTGTTTCATATCCTTTGACGGACGAGAATTCAGCTACAGTTT ATATTCGGCATTGTGTGTAAAGCACATCCCTTTGGTTCATTAG
- the LOC119072053 gene encoding 39S ribosomal protein L33, mitochondrial, with the protein MFITNILLKKAKSKDIMVVLESVVSGHQFVKIRERLGDKIEMLRFDPYIQKMCLYRERKKIRSM; encoded by the exons ATGTTCATCACTAATATTCTACTCAAAAAAGCGAAAAGCAA GGACATTATGGTTGTGCTGGAGAGTGTTGTAAGTGGCCACCAATTCGTTAAAATTCGTGAAAGACTTGGTGATAAGATCGAAATGTTACGATTCGACCCGTACA TTCAGAAAATGTGCTTGTATCGAGAACGGAAGAAGATTCGTAGTATGTAA
- the LOC119072032 gene encoding lysine-specific demethylase 8, protein MVKMNSARDITSKLSHLLPDYDQVSALYANNQQSSQLSVLSKCYDTINQLSCHSSNAVESSEALPIDRALFLVSSLKDKLYEIINTGRWSDVDENICKAFTVATFLEAFFRVNLETVHWSIEKVMYDLDLGLMLGCPLSGSDNKLLTESIRIIEENCSSSCGSSSATKKRKLDDPDVPVAVRRTIAEHVSIAMLQRPSIEYFHINHFKPLTPALIQDCMDHWPAINNWKQSAYLSSVAGERTVPVEIGSHYTNENWSQDLVKFKDFLSRQITTAEPCDRVEYLAQHNLFEQIPALRKDILIPEYCCVGTSNESVDIKAWLGPKGTVSPMHYDPKHNLLCQVFGHKKIILAAPDDTPNLYPHETEMLKNTSQIDAEHIDTEKFPKCSAVKFYHLHLYEGEMLYIPPLWWHYVRSLEKSFSVSFWWD, encoded by the coding sequence AtggtgaaaatgaattctgCTCGTGATATTACATCCAAATTATCCCATTTGTTACCCGATTACGATCAAGTGTCGGCTCTTTACGCGAATAATCAGCAATCATCTCAATTGTCCGTTCTATCGAAATGTTACGATACGATAAATCAACTGTCTTGCCATTCTTCGAATGCGGTGGAGTCCAGTGAAGCACTACCCATTGATCGGGCATTATTTCTCGTTTCATCATTGAAAGACAAACTGTACGAGATCATAAACACTGGACGGTGGAGTGATGTAGACGAAAACATCTGTAAAGCCTTTACGGTTGCAACGTTTCTGGAAGCGTTTTTTCGGGTTAATCTGGAGACAGTTCATTGGTCGATTGAAAAAGTTATGTACGATTTGGACCTTGGTTTGATGTTAGGATGCCCATTGAGTGGTTCGGACAACAAGTTATTAACTGAATCTATCCGAATCATCGAAGAAAACTGTTCATCGAGTTGTGGCAGCTCTAgtgcaacaaaaaaacgaaagctAGACGATCCTGATGTACCTGTCGCTGTCAGACGAACTATAGCAGAACATGTCTCAATTGCTATGCTACAGCGACCATcgattgaatattttcacatcAATCACTTCAAGCCACTAACACCCGCACTGATTCAGGATTGTATGGACCATTGGCCAGCAATAAACAATTGGAAACAGTCTGCCTATCTATCGTCCGTAGCCGGCGAACGAACTGTTCCCGTCGAGATAGGATCTCATTATACCAACGAAAACTGGTCCCAAGATTTGGTTAAATTTAAGGACTTCCTCAGCCGACAAATAACAACCGCCGAACCATGCGATCGTGTCGAATATCTCGCCCAGCATAATTTGTTCGAACAAATACCGGCCTTACGCAAGGACATCCTAATACCGGAATACTGCTGTGTTGGCACTTCAAACGAATCGGTTGACATCAAAGCATGGCTCGGTCCGAAAGGAACCGTTTCACCGATGCATTACGATCCGAAGCATAATCTGTTGTGCCAGGTGTTCGGCcataagaaaataattttggctGCACCGGATGACACCCCGAATCTGTATCCGCACGAGACGGAAATGCTGAAAAACACCAGCCAAATCGATGCCGAACATATTGACACGGAGAAATTTCCAAAGTGTTCGGCTGTTAAGTTTTACCATTTGCATTTGTACGAGGGTGAAATGCTGTACATTCCGCCGCTTTGGTGGCATTATGTGAGATCGTTGGAGAAAAGCTTTTCGGTCAGTTTTTGGTGGGACTGA